From Cricetulus griseus strain 17A/GY chromosome 1 unlocalized genomic scaffold, alternate assembly CriGri-PICRH-1.0 chr1_0, whole genome shotgun sequence, a single genomic window includes:
- the LOC100767691 gene encoding steroid 21-hydroxylase isoform X3: MWDLGLITSESWLDGWLGPSAIKSRVRVLHKCPAMVLPGLWLLLLLLLAGTRWLWGQWKFWNLHLPPLAPGFLHFLQPNLPIYLLGLTRKLGPVYRIRMGLQEKLDLDLSRGDYSSTWRTHKKLSRSALMVGMRGSTEPIVEQLTQEFCKRMRAQAGAPVDIHQEFSFLTCSIICYLTFGDKDDTLVHTVHSCVQDLMQAWSHWSIQILDIIPFLRFLPNPGLWKLKRFRENRDRIVKQQLKLHQDSRVAGQWRDMIDYMLQGMEQLSEGHGAGELHEGHVHMSVVDLFIGGTETTATTLSWTVAFLLHHPEIQKRLQEELDLRLGPSGGSSQILYKNRAQLPLLMATIAEVLRLRPVVPLALPHRTTRASSISGYDIPKDTIIIPNIQGANLDETVWELPTQFWPDRFLEPGKSPRTLSFGCGARVCLGEPLAQLELFVILAHLLQAFTLLPPPDGTLPSLKPQNYSGVNLLIHPFQVRLQPRNLAPQDQGQSPLTG, translated from the exons ATGTGGGACCTGGGACTGATAACGTCAGAATCATGGCTGGATGGATGGCTGGGGCCAAGCGCTATAAAAAGCCGTGTCAGGGTGCTGCATAAGTGTCCCGCCATGGTGCTACCTgggctgtggctgctgctgctgctgctgctggctggcACCCGATGGCTGTGGGGCCAGTGGAAATTCTGGAACCTACACCTCCCTCCTCTTGCCCCGGGGTTCCTGCACTTTCTACAGCCCAACCTCCCCATCTACCTGCTGGGCCTCACCCGGAAACTCGGGCCAGTCTACAGAATCCGCATGGGGCTGCAAG AGAAGCTAGACTTGGACCTGTCACGAGGGGACTACTCTTCGACATGGAGGACCCACAAGAAACTCTCTCGTTCAGCTCTGATGGTGGGCATGCGAGGCTCCACGGAGCCCATAGTAGAGCAGCTGACCCAGGAATTCTGCAAG cGCATGAGAGCCCAGGCTGGCGCCCCCGTGGACATCCACCAGGAATTCTCTTTTCTCACCTGCAGCATCATCTGCTATCTTACTTTCGGAGACAAG GATGACACTTTGGTGCACACTGTCCATAGCTGTGTCCAGGACTTGATGCAAGCCTGGAGCCACTGGTCCATCCAAATCTTGGATATAATTCCCTTTCTCAGG TTCCTCCCCAATCCAGGCCTCTGGAAGCTGAAGCGGTTCCGAGAGAATAGGGACCGTATTGTAAAGCAGCAGCTGAAGCTCCACCAG GACAGCCGGGTAGCAGGCCAGTGGAGGGACATGATCGACTACATGCTTCAAGGGATGGAGCAGCTATCAGAGGGCCATGGTGCGGGAGAGCTCCACGAGGGGCACGTGCACATGTCTGTGGTGGACCTTTTCATCGGTGGCACCGAGACCACAGCCACCACGCTCTCCTGGACAGTGGCTTTCCTGCTTCATCACCCTGAG ATCCAGAAGCGACTGCAGGAAGAATTAGACCTCAGGTTGGGCCCCAGTGGCGGCAGCTCCCAGATCCTGTACAAGAACCGAGCACAGCTGCCTCTACTCATGGCCACCATCGCTGAGGTGCTGCGCCTGCGGCCGGTGGTGCCCCTGGCCTTGCCCCATCGCACCACTCGGGCTAGCAG CATCTCTGGCTATGACATCCCCAAGGACACAATCATCATCCCCAACATCCAAGGTGCCAACCTGGATGAGACGGTCTGGGAGCTGCCCACCCAGTTCTGGCCTG ATCGCTTCCTGGAGCCCGGCAAGAGCCCCAGAACACTATCCTTTGGCTGTGGGGCACGTGTGTGCCTGGGAGAGCCTCTGGCACAACTGGAGCTCTTTGTGATACTGGCACACCTGCTCCAGGCCTTCACGCTGCTGCCACCACCAGATGGCACCCTGCCCTCCCTGAAGCCCCAGAATTATTCTGGTGTCAATCTCTTGATTCATCCCTTCCAGGTGCGGCTGCAGCCCAGGAACCTGGCGCCACAAGACCAGGGCCAGAGCCCGTTGACAGGATAG
- the LOC100767691 gene encoding steroid 21-hydroxylase isoform X4 → MWDLGLITSESWLDGWLGPSAIKSRVRVLHKCPAMVLPGLWLLLLLLLAGTRWLWGQWKFWNLHLPPLAPGFLHFLQPNLPIYLLGLTRKLGPVYRIRMGLQDVVVLNSNSTIKEALIKKWVDFAGRPTVPYEKLDLDLSRGDYSSTWRTHKKLSRSALMVGMRGSTEPIVEQLTQEFCKRMRAQAGAPVDIHQEFSFLTCSIICYLTFGDKFLPNPGLWKLKRFRENRDRIVKQQLKLHQDSRVAGQWRDMIDYMLQGMEQLSEGHGAGELHEGHVHMSVVDLFIGGTETTATTLSWTVAFLLHHPEIQKRLQEELDLRLGPSGGSSQILYKNRAQLPLLMATIAEVLRLRPVVPLALPHRTTRASSISGYDIPKDTIIIPNIQGANLDETVWELPTQFWPDRFLEPGKSPRTLSFGCGARVCLGEPLAQLELFVILAHLLQAFTLLPPPDGTLPSLKPQNYSGVNLLIHPFQVRLQPRNLAPQDQGQSPLTG, encoded by the exons ATGTGGGACCTGGGACTGATAACGTCAGAATCATGGCTGGATGGATGGCTGGGGCCAAGCGCTATAAAAAGCCGTGTCAGGGTGCTGCATAAGTGTCCCGCCATGGTGCTACCTgggctgtggctgctgctgctgctgctgctggctggcACCCGATGGCTGTGGGGCCAGTGGAAATTCTGGAACCTACACCTCCCTCCTCTTGCCCCGGGGTTCCTGCACTTTCTACAGCCCAACCTCCCCATCTACCTGCTGGGCCTCACCCGGAAACTCGGGCCAGTCTACAGAATCCGCATGGGGCTGCAAG ATGTGGTGGTGCTGAATTCTAATAGTACCATTAAGGAGGCCCTGATCAAAAAATGGGTGGACTTTGCTGGCCGACCCACGGTACCATATG AGAAGCTAGACTTGGACCTGTCACGAGGGGACTACTCTTCGACATGGAGGACCCACAAGAAACTCTCTCGTTCAGCTCTGATGGTGGGCATGCGAGGCTCCACGGAGCCCATAGTAGAGCAGCTGACCCAGGAATTCTGCAAG cGCATGAGAGCCCAGGCTGGCGCCCCCGTGGACATCCACCAGGAATTCTCTTTTCTCACCTGCAGCATCATCTGCTATCTTACTTTCGGAGACAAG TTCCTCCCCAATCCAGGCCTCTGGAAGCTGAAGCGGTTCCGAGAGAATAGGGACCGTATTGTAAAGCAGCAGCTGAAGCTCCACCAG GACAGCCGGGTAGCAGGCCAGTGGAGGGACATGATCGACTACATGCTTCAAGGGATGGAGCAGCTATCAGAGGGCCATGGTGCGGGAGAGCTCCACGAGGGGCACGTGCACATGTCTGTGGTGGACCTTTTCATCGGTGGCACCGAGACCACAGCCACCACGCTCTCCTGGACAGTGGCTTTCCTGCTTCATCACCCTGAG ATCCAGAAGCGACTGCAGGAAGAATTAGACCTCAGGTTGGGCCCCAGTGGCGGCAGCTCCCAGATCCTGTACAAGAACCGAGCACAGCTGCCTCTACTCATGGCCACCATCGCTGAGGTGCTGCGCCTGCGGCCGGTGGTGCCCCTGGCCTTGCCCCATCGCACCACTCGGGCTAGCAG CATCTCTGGCTATGACATCCCCAAGGACACAATCATCATCCCCAACATCCAAGGTGCCAACCTGGATGAGACGGTCTGGGAGCTGCCCACCCAGTTCTGGCCTG ATCGCTTCCTGGAGCCCGGCAAGAGCCCCAGAACACTATCCTTTGGCTGTGGGGCACGTGTGTGCCTGGGAGAGCCTCTGGCACAACTGGAGCTCTTTGTGATACTGGCACACCTGCTCCAGGCCTTCACGCTGCTGCCACCACCAGATGGCACCCTGCCCTCCCTGAAGCCCCAGAATTATTCTGGTGTCAATCTCTTGATTCATCCCTTCCAGGTGCGGCTGCAGCCCAGGAACCTGGCGCCACAAGACCAGGGCCAGAGCCCGTTGACAGGATAG
- the LOC100767691 gene encoding steroid 21-hydroxylase isoform X2 produces MWDLGLITSESWLDGWLGPSAIKSRVRVLHKCPAMVLPGLWLLLLLLLAGTRWLWGQWKFWNLHLPPLAPGFLHFLQPNLPIYLLGLTRKLGPVYRIRMGLQDVVVLNSNSTIKEALIKKWVDFAGRPTVPYEKLDLDLSRGDYSSTWRTHKKLSRSALMVGMRGSTEPIVEQLTQEFCKRMRAQAGAPVDIHQEFSFLTCSIICYLTFGDKDDTLVHTVHSCVQDLMQAWSHWSIQILDIIPFLRFLPNPGLWKLKRFRENRDRIVKQQLKLHQDSRVAGQWRDMIDYMLQGMEQLSEGHGAGELHEGHVHMSVVDLFIGGTETTATTLSWTVAFLLHHPEIQKRLQEELDLRLGPSGGSSQILYKNRAQLPLLMATIAEVLRLRPVVPLALPHRTTRASSISGYDIPKDTIIIPNIQGANLDETVWELPTQFWPDRFLEPGKSPRTLSFGCGARVCLGEPLAQLELFVILAHLLQAFTLLPPPDGTLPSLKPQNYSGVNLLIHPFQVRLQPRNLAPQDQGQSPLTG; encoded by the exons ATGTGGGACCTGGGACTGATAACGTCAGAATCATGGCTGGATGGATGGCTGGGGCCAAGCGCTATAAAAAGCCGTGTCAGGGTGCTGCATAAGTGTCCCGCCATGGTGCTACCTgggctgtggctgctgctgctgctgctgctggctggcACCCGATGGCTGTGGGGCCAGTGGAAATTCTGGAACCTACACCTCCCTCCTCTTGCCCCGGGGTTCCTGCACTTTCTACAGCCCAACCTCCCCATCTACCTGCTGGGCCTCACCCGGAAACTCGGGCCAGTCTACAGAATCCGCATGGGGCTGCAAG ATGTGGTGGTGCTGAATTCTAATAGTACCATTAAGGAGGCCCTGATCAAAAAATGGGTGGACTTTGCTGGCCGACCCACGGTACCATATG AGAAGCTAGACTTGGACCTGTCACGAGGGGACTACTCTTCGACATGGAGGACCCACAAGAAACTCTCTCGTTCAGCTCTGATGGTGGGCATGCGAGGCTCCACGGAGCCCATAGTAGAGCAGCTGACCCAGGAATTCTGCAAG cGCATGAGAGCCCAGGCTGGCGCCCCCGTGGACATCCACCAGGAATTCTCTTTTCTCACCTGCAGCATCATCTGCTATCTTACTTTCGGAGACAAG GATGACACTTTGGTGCACACTGTCCATAGCTGTGTCCAGGACTTGATGCAAGCCTGGAGCCACTGGTCCATCCAAATCTTGGATATAATTCCCTTTCTCAGG TTCCTCCCCAATCCAGGCCTCTGGAAGCTGAAGCGGTTCCGAGAGAATAGGGACCGTATTGTAAAGCAGCAGCTGAAGCTCCACCAG GACAGCCGGGTAGCAGGCCAGTGGAGGGACATGATCGACTACATGCTTCAAGGGATGGAGCAGCTATCAGAGGGCCATGGTGCGGGAGAGCTCCACGAGGGGCACGTGCACATGTCTGTGGTGGACCTTTTCATCGGTGGCACCGAGACCACAGCCACCACGCTCTCCTGGACAGTGGCTTTCCTGCTTCATCACCCTGAG ATCCAGAAGCGACTGCAGGAAGAATTAGACCTCAGGTTGGGCCCCAGTGGCGGCAGCTCCCAGATCCTGTACAAGAACCGAGCACAGCTGCCTCTACTCATGGCCACCATCGCTGAGGTGCTGCGCCTGCGGCCGGTGGTGCCCCTGGCCTTGCCCCATCGCACCACTCGGGCTAGCAG CATCTCTGGCTATGACATCCCCAAGGACACAATCATCATCCCCAACATCCAAGGTGCCAACCTGGATGAGACGGTCTGGGAGCTGCCCACCCAGTTCTGGCCTG ATCGCTTCCTGGAGCCCGGCAAGAGCCCCAGAACACTATCCTTTGGCTGTGGGGCACGTGTGTGCCTGGGAGAGCCTCTGGCACAACTGGAGCTCTTTGTGATACTGGCACACCTGCTCCAGGCCTTCACGCTGCTGCCACCACCAGATGGCACCCTGCCCTCCCTGAAGCCCCAGAATTATTCTGGTGTCAATCTCTTGATTCATCCCTTCCAGGTGCGGCTGCAGCCCAGGAACCTGGCGCCACAAGACCAGGGCCAGAGCCCGTTGACAGGATAG